The DNA sequence TCATGTTCCGCTGGATTCAGGAAAGTGCCAACGACGACGACAGCAGGCTGATCGTCGTCGATCCGGTCGAATCCGAGACGGGAACCGTCGCGGACACACACGTTTCACCCGACCCCGGCGGGGACCTCGCCCTCGCGCGCGCCGTGTTGGCCCGCCTGGTCGAACGGGACGCGATAGACGACGCGTTCATCGACGCCGCGACTACCGGTTTCGACGCACTCCGCGCCAACCTCCCGACGGCAGAGGAGGGGGCGGCGACCGCTGGCGTCGCCCTCGATGTCGTAGACCAACTTGCCGACGCGTTCGCGGACTCGACGCTTCTCTACTGGGGGATGGGCGTCAATCAGAGCACGCAGGGAACCGCGACGGCGGGTGCCCTGATAGACCTCTGTTTGGCGACCGGTAATCTCGGCCCCGGAACGGGACCGTTCTCGCTGACCGGGCAAGCGAACTCCATGGGGACACGCGTCTGTTCGTCCAAGGGAACGTGGCCCGGCCACAGGTCGTTCGACGACCCCGACGAACGGGCCGTCGTCGCCGACACGTGGGATATCTCCCCGGAGCGACTCCCGGACGACGCCGGACCCGGTCCAGTCGGAATCGTCGAAGCCATCGACGACGGGCCGGTCGAAACGGTTTGGACCGTTGCGACGAACCCCGTCGCCGGGTTGCCCGATGCGGGGACCGTCCGCGAGCGACTAGACGAGGCGTTCCTCGTCGTGCAGGATGCCTTCCGAACCGAGACCGTCGAACTGGCCGACGTCGTCCTCCCCGCCGCAACCTGGGGCGAGACGGACGGAACGACCACGAACATGGAGCGACGCGTCTCCCGCGTTCGGTCCGTAACGGGGACGCCGACGGGTGTCCGCACCGACCTCGACATCATCATCGCCATCGCCGAAGGCGTCGTCCCCGGGCTGATGGGTCGCTCGAACCCGAGGGACGTGTTCGAGGAACTGACCACGCTCACGGAGGGCACGTCGGCGGACCTCTCGGGAATCAGCTACCCCCGTCTCGAAGAGGAGAAGGCCGTCCGTTGGCCCGCGCCCGACCCGACATCGAGTGGTGGTTACCGCTATTACGACGACGGGGACTGGTCGTTCCCAACCGCGACCGGTCGCGCCCGATTCTCGGCCGCCACCCATCGAGGCCTCCCGGAACCGGCCAACGAGGAATTCCCGCTCACGTTGACGACGGCACGGACCGCTGACGGGTACAACACCGGCGTCCGCTCTCGACCGCCGGAAGCGGACGCCCCGCCGCTCGTGCGTGTGCATCCGGACACGCTCGACTCCCTCGATATACACGGAGAAACCGCGGTCGTCACCTCCCGACGAGCCGAAATTCCCGTCCGAACCGATCCGGATTCGGCGGTTCCACGGGGTGTCGTTTGGCTCCCGATTCACCATCCGCGGACGAACGAACTGACGCTTCCCGCCACCGACCCTCGATCCGACGAACCGAACTACAAACAGTGTGCGGTACGGCTTGCACCGCGACCGGACGAGCGTACCGCGGCGAACCGAGCGGAGGTGACGGGAGGTGACTAACAAGGTCGAGCAGTTGATAATCGCCACCGTCGGGTTCTTCTGGGCGTTTCTGATGTGGTTCTCCACTGCCGCGTTCAGTACGAGTATCGGGACGTTCTACGGTCTCACGACCGGTCAACTCGCCCTGCTCGCGAGTTCGGCCATCTGGCTCGCGCCGCCCGGACGCGTCATCGCGGGTTGGTTGGCGGACCGCCTCGGCGCGCACAACACGTTCGCGATGATTCTCGCGTACTCCGGTGTGGTGAGTATCGCGTCCTCGTTCGCCGCGAGCTATCAAGTGCTGTTCGTGGAGCGTCTCGTCGTCGCCTCGGCGGGAATCAGCTTCGTCGTTGGCATCCAGCACGTCGCACAGTGGTTCGACGAGCACGAAATCGGGACGGCAGAGGGACTGTACGCCGGAACCGGAAACGTCGGTGCTGGTGTCGGCGCGCTGGTACTCCCACGACTCTACGGCATCCACTTCGGCGATGCCTTCCTCCACCTCGGAATCGGTGCGCTCGTCATCGCGGCCGTCTACAAGTGGCGCGGCCAACCCGCGAAGGACCGTGCGACCGCCGAAGCCGCACGACAGAACACGTCCTTCAGCGACACGATGTACGTCTGGACGCGGTACGCCGCGATTGGACTCATGCTGGCCTACGCGATGTCGTTCGGCTTGGAAATCTCGATGAACTCGTGGTTGCCGACCTACTACGCGGATGGCTTTGCGGCGTCCATTCGGAACTTGGGATTCACCGATACGTCGTCCATTCAGGTCGCCGCGGGAACGTTCGCCGCCGTTCAGTCGTTCAACGCGTCGTTGTGGCGACCGTTCTCGGGCTACATGTCCGACCTCTGGCAGCGAAAGGGATGGACGCCGTATCCGATTCTCGCCACCGACAAGCCGTACTCGCCGCGCATTCACTGGCTGTTGACCGCCCTCATACTCATCACGGTTTTGATGATCGTGCTCACCGTCGTGGGTCTCCTCGGCGTCCTTCCGCTGTCGGTGGTCGTTCTAGCCTTCTCCGGAATCGCGGTGAGCTTCGGTACCGGCGGTGTGTTCGCCATCGTGCCCCTCGTTTTCCCGGACCGTCCGGGGACGGCATCGGGGTTCATCGGAGGCATCTCCACGACCGGTGGTATCGTCTACCCGCTCATGTTCGGCCTCATGCCGAACGTTCACATGGGATACGCTTTCGTCGGCGTCGTGTTCTTCGTTCCCATCATACTGTTTTTCCTGTGGGCGATGCGCTCACAGTCGGGAATCGGTGACCACGGTATCGGCTCCCGAGAACGGTGGCTCGGCGACGGACCGGCACCGAATGCGTCTACGGGAGGTGATGACTGATGACGGAATACGACTCGTGGTACAAGTGGGGAAAAGCAACGCTGTACGTCGAGATGCTGATCGCAGTGCTCGTGACGGTCTTCTCGCTGTACATGGCCTTTAACGGCATGGCGGGATGGTTGGTCTAAAATGACTGTCAACAGAACACCATCGGTGGGTTCCGAACCATGAGCACGACCACGGGTACCGTTTATCTCGTCGGCGCTGGACCGGGCGATCCGGAACTCCTCACGGTCAAGGCCCGGCGGTTGCTCGACGAAGCGGACGTTATCCTTCACGATTCGCTCGTCGGCGACGAGGTCGTCGAATCGCTCCCCGACCATGCGACCGTCGTTCACACGGGAAAACGCGCCGACGGCGAACGAACGTCGCAGGCGGAAATCAACGACACAATGGTCCGGGAGAGTCGTACCGGAAACGATGTCGTTCGATTGAAAGGCGGTGATCCGACCGTCTTCGGGCGCGGCGGTGAGGAGGCGGAATATCTCGCACGCCACGGGATACGGTTCGAAATCGTTCCCGGCGTGACGAGCGCTATCGCCGCCGGTGAAGTTGCCGGTATCCCAGCTACCCATCGCAACTGTTCGTCCACTCTTACCGTCGTTACCGGACACGAGGACCCCACCAAGGACGACACCTCCCTCGACTGGGAGGCGCTCGCCGCGAATATCGAGGCGGGCGGAACGCTCGTGATTCTGATGGGGGTCGGCCGTCTCTCCGACAATGTCGCCGCGCTCAGTTCGCACGAACTCGACACCGGGACACCTGTCGCGATGGTGGAGCGCGCGACTCTGCCCGACGAACGAGTCGTTACTGGGACGTTGGACACGGTCGTCGAACGCGCGAGAACTGCCGACGTGAGGCCTCCGGCGGTCACTATCGTTGGCGACGTGGTCCGCGTCCGCGAAACCGTCGAACACTGTTTGGCCAGTTCCTCCGGGTCGTTTCTTGCATCGTGGACATCATCGCCGTTAGCGGTCGATGAAATCGAAAGCGCGAACCGCGGCGAATAGTTCAACTGGTTCGAAACTACCATCAGCAAGCGAACGAGGAATCGTTCGTCTCGTCCGTCGGTTGTCGACTCGTCTATTTGATATAGCGTTATGGGATTCATTATAGCGCTCACGACTCTCGAACTGACGTTCGTTCGCTCGTTGTATCACGTCCGTTAAGTACCACCGACTGTAACAACCGAGTAATGAAACGACGAACCTATCTCACGGCGACTGGGACGGCATTTGCCGGTCTGGCTGGCTGTCTCGGGAATTCCGACGACTCCGGCAGTTCCGGGGATTCCGGTTCCACGAGTTCGACCGGCGGTAAGTCCGCGAAGACGACGTCACAGACCCAACTCAGCGGCACGCTGAACGTCGCAACGTACAGCGCGCTCGTGGACGCGCCGAGTACATCGCCCGGCGCGTGGCTGAAAAAGGAGTTCGAAAAGAAGTATCCCAAGGCGACGCTCAAGTGGCAAACTCCGGACAGCGAGGTCAACTACTACATCCAGCGAAAGGCACAGCACGTCGATATCGACGCGGACGTGTACGTCGGTCTCAACGTGGACCAACTCATCACCATCGACCAGAAACTGGGCGGGACAAAGTTGTTCACCCCCGTCACCGACTCGCTCTCGAACTACGGTCACGTCAAAAAGGGCCTGAACTTCGACCCGAAAGGACGGGCGTCCCGTACGATACCGGCTACGTCAGCCTCGTCTACGACGAGACGAAAGTCGAGAATCCCGGTTCGTTCGAGGCGCTGACGAAGCCGAAATTCAAGGGTACGCTGCTGACCGAGAACGCCCAACAGGCCGCGACGGGGCGGGCGTTCCTGCTCTGGACGATCCACGAGATGGGCGAGAAGAAGTATCTCGACTACTGGAGTCGGCTCTCGAACAACGACACCCAAATCCTCGGGTCGTGGGACGCGGCCTACACCGCCTACTCGAACGGCGAACGCCCCATCGTCGTCTCTTACTCCACTGACCAGGTGTACGCCCATCGTGAAGGCGAGAACATGAAGAAACACCAGATCGGCTTCCTGAACGGACAGGGCTACGCCAACCCCGAGGGGATGGCGAAGTTCGCCGACACGGACTCCCCGAAACTGGCCGACGCGTTCCTCGACTTCATGCTCTCCAAGAAAGCCCAGTCGAAGGTTGCAACCCTCAACGTCGCGTTCCCATCGACCGACTGGCCGACCTCGGCAAGGAGTTCGACAAGTACGCCAAGGAACCCGACGAACCGGTCACCTACTCCTACGATCAACTCAAGGGCAACCTCGAAGGATGGGTTGATGAGTGGGCGCGCCAGATTGCGAGCAAGTAGATGGATACCGGGCGCTGGCTCGAACGACACGCACTCGCCCTTCTCGGGATCGCGACCAGCGCCCTGCTCGTCGTTCTGTTCTACTATCCCGTCGCCATCGTTTTCGCCGACGCGGGCGGCATTTCTGCGTTTCTCGACGTACTGACCGACCACTTCTACGTCTTCGACATCTTCGGGTTCACGGCGTATCAGGCGCTCCTTTCCACGATTGCGAGCGTCGCCGTCGGCCTCCCGGGTGCGTACATCCTCTCGCGTTACGAGTTCCCGGGTCGGCGGACGATTCGCTCGTTGACCATCCTCCCGTTCGTCATGCCGTCCATCCTCGTCGCCATCGGCTTCGTGGCGATGTTCGGTCAGAACGGGTTGTTCAACGATATCGTCGGCGTCGTGGGTCTCGGACCGTACTCCCTCCTGTACAATCTACCCGCAATCGTCGCCGCACACGCCTTCTACAACGCGCCGCTCGTCGCCCGCGTGACGAACGCGGCGTGGGAGAGCGTCGATGCCCGCGAAGTCGAAACCGCCCGGAGCCTCGGCGCTGGCCGCTTCCGCGCGTTTCGTGACGTGCTCATCCCACAGCTCCTTCCGGCGATTCTCACTGGAGCGCTTCTCACGTTCATCTTCACGTTCATGTCGTTCCCCATCGTCCTCGCGCTGGGCGGGTTCCAGTACCAGACTGTGGAAGTCTGGGTGTACACGCTCGTCCAGCGTCTCGACTACTCGCAGGCCGCCGTCCTCGCCATCCTCGAAACCTCTCTCTCGCTCGCACTGACCTACGCCTACCTTCGCTACGAGGCTCGGCAAGCCGCCGCCTCGCGCGCCAGCAGGCCGCTCGCCCGAAAACATCTCCTCTCGGGCGATACCGGTTTCGTCGAAACGCTCGAACGGACCGGCGTCGCGCTGTATCTCGTCGTCGTCCTCGTGCTGTTTCTCGGGCCGCTCGTCAGCACGGTTCTGGAAAGCGTCACCGGCCCGTCTGGTTTCACCCTGCGCTACTACCAGTTCCTCGTGACGCGGCAAGTGTCCGGCGCGTCCTTCCAGACGAAACCCGGCGTCGCCGTCCGTAACTCGCTCACGTTTGGTATCGGAACCCTGTTTATCGCGCTCCCGATGGGCGTCGTCATCTCCGTCCTGACGCGGGCGCGAAAGAGCCGAATCGTGGAAGCGGTGGCGATGGCCCCGCTCGCGGTGAGCGGCGTGATGGTCGGGTTGGGTATGCTCCGAGGTCTCGTCTTCGGGATTCCCATCGCCGGAACTCGAATTCAGGTGAGCGGCGCGATGGCCATCGTCGCGGCCCACGCCGTCGCCGCGTACCCGTTCGTCACGCGAAACGTCTCGCCCATGCTCGCCGGAATCGACCAGCGAACCGTCGAATCCGCCCGCTCGCTCGGCGCGACCCGCGTCCGGACGCTCATCGACGTCGAACTCCCGCTCGTGGCGGTCGGATTGGCCGCCGGGGCGGCGTTCGCCTTCGCCATCAGCATCGGCGAGTTCGACTCGACAGTTATTCTTGCCACGGGCAGTAGCAGTTACACGATGCCCGTCGCAGTGCAGCGCTTCCTCGGAAAGCAAACCCTCGGTCCAGCGACGGCGATGGGGACCATCCTCCTCCTCGTCACCGCCGTCAGTTTCGTCATCATCGACCGCCTCGGCGGGAGGTGGGAGAGTGGTTGAAGTCTCCCTCTCCGCCGTTCGAAAGGAGTACGACGGTGTCACGGCCCTGAACGACGTGTCGTTTCAGGTCGCGGACGGCGAGTTCTTCACCCTCGTCGGCCCATCCGGATGCGGGAAGACGACGACGCTTCGAACCATCGCCGGGTTCGAGGACCTCACCGCCGGTGCGGTCCGATTCGGCGACCGCGAGATGGACGGCGTCCCGCCCGAGGACCGCGACATCGGTCTCGTCTTCCAGAACTACGCGCTGTTTCCACACATGAGCGTCGCGGAGAACGTCGGTTACGGCCTCCGTTTCCGCGACCCGCCGGGGGCGCGGACTCGCGACGAGCGAGTGTTCGAACTGCTCGAACTCGTCGGACTGGAGGGTTTCGAGGACCGCGACCCGGACGAATTATCGGGCGGTCAGCAACAGCGCGTCGCACTCGCCCGTGCACTCGCGCCCGGACCCGAGTTGCTCCTGCTTGACGAACCGATGAGCGCACTGGACGCCCGTCTGCGCGACGACCTGCGAACCCAAGTGTCGCGCATTCAGTCCGACCTCGGAATCACGACCATCTACGTCACTCACGATCAGGAGGAAGCGCTCGCCATCAGCGACCGCGTGGCCGTCATGAACGACGGGCGAATCGAGCAGACCGGCCGCCCGCAGGACGTGTACCGCAGACCCGAATCCCGCTTCGTCGCGGAGTTCGTCGGCGAGAACAACGTCTTCGACGGGGAGACCGTCTCACGAGACCCGAACGGTTCGCGTGTCGTCGTGCGCGACCACGAGTTCCTCCTTCCCGGTTCGACGGCCGACGCCGTGACGTTCTGTGTCCGTCCCGAAGCGTTGCGGTTGGGCGGCGGCGAAAATTCGTTCACGGCGGCCGTCGAGGACGTCGAGTTCCTCGGCGAGGCGTTCCGCGTCCACCTCGACTGGATGGGGGAAACCGTTACACTCCGCGTTCCCGAGGCTCCCGAGGGCGAGCAGGTTCGCGTCGGGTTCGACCCGGCCGACGCACACGTCATTGACGGCGCATCCGCCGAACTGGTCGAACAACGTTGACGAACTCTCATCCGTCGAAGACGATCGAAAAAAGTCGATTCCGTTATCCCATTCTGAAACGACGGTTAGTACCTCGTCGTCTCGGTGCCGTTCGTTCCGGTCGTGTACGTGTTGTACGTCCCGGTGGTACGGGTGTTATACGTTCCCGTCGTCCCGGTGGTGTAGCTTCCTCGGTTCGTCGTGTAGGTTCCGTTATTCGTGTTCGTATTCGTCCCGGACGTTCCAGTCGTGAACGTGCCGCCACCGCCGAACTGTCCCGACCGATTGATCCGTCCTCGCATACTGTCCGGGTGGAACCGACACCGATACCGCCGGATTCTGTCTGTCGGCTTGAACGTCAGCACACGTGTCTCTCCCGCTTTCGACGACCGGCCGGTTCGATAGAGCACCTGTCCGTTATCGCCGTTTTTCTGCCCGAGTATCTGGAACTCGTGTTCCTTCCCGTCGAGGTTTATCCAAATGATCCTGTACCGCTCGGTCGGAACGAGTCCGAGCGTCGGATTTCGAGCCCCTTCGATCTCTTTCGGTGCCAACCCGAGCCAGTGGCCGACGCGCGCTCCGAGGATGATGGTCCGTTGATTTCCACTACCTCCGCCACCGCCCCCGTTCGTCGTACCGGTCTGATTCGACGTTTCGACCGTGCTCGTTTGGTACGTCGTCCCGTCGCTGCTGGTATCCTGTGCCATCGCCATCCGTCCGAGCGCACCCACTCCGGTCAGTGCACCCGCC is a window from the Haladaptatus sp. R4 genome containing:
- a CDS encoding MFS transporter — encoded protein: MTNKVEQLIIATVGFFWAFLMWFSTAAFSTSIGTFYGLTTGQLALLASSAIWLAPPGRVIAGWLADRLGAHNTFAMILAYSGVVSIASSFAASYQVLFVERLVVASAGISFVVGIQHVAQWFDEHEIGTAEGLYAGTGNVGAGVGALVLPRLYGIHFGDAFLHLGIGALVIAAVYKWRGQPAKDRATAEAARQNTSFSDTMYVWTRYAAIGLMLAYAMSFGLEISMNSWLPTYYADGFAASIRNLGFTDTSSIQVAAGTFAAVQSFNASLWRPFSGYMSDLWQRKGWTPYPILATDKPYSPRIHWLLTALILITVLMIVLTVVGLLGVLPLSVVVLAFSGIAVSFGTGGVFAIVPLVFPDRPGTASGFIGGISTTGGIVYPLMFGLMPNVHMGYAFVGVVFFVPIILFFLWAMRSQSGIGDHGIGSRERWLGDGPAPNASTGGDD
- the cobA gene encoding uroporphyrinogen-III C-methyltransferase; translated protein: MSTTTGTVYLVGAGPGDPELLTVKARRLLDEADVILHDSLVGDEVVESLPDHATVVHTGKRADGERTSQAEINDTMVRESRTGNDVVRLKGGDPTVFGRGGEEAEYLARHGIRFEIVPGVTSAIAAGEVAGIPATHRNCSSTLTVVTGHEDPTKDDTSLDWEALAANIEAGGTLVILMGVGRLSDNVAALSSHELDTGTPVAMVERATLPDERVVTGTLDTVVERARTADVRPPAVTIVGDVVRVRETVEHCLASSSGSFLASWTSSPLAVDEIESANRGE
- a CDS encoding iron ABC transporter permease → MDTGRWLERHALALLGIATSALLVVLFYYPVAIVFADAGGISAFLDVLTDHFYVFDIFGFTAYQALLSTIASVAVGLPGAYILSRYEFPGRRTIRSLTILPFVMPSILVAIGFVAMFGQNGLFNDIVGVVGLGPYSLLYNLPAIVAAHAFYNAPLVARVTNAAWESVDAREVETARSLGAGRFRAFRDVLIPQLLPAILTGALLTFIFTFMSFPIVLALGGFQYQTVEVWVYTLVQRLDYSQAAVLAILETSLSLALTYAYLRYEARQAAASRASRPLARKHLLSGDTGFVETLERTGVALYLVVVLVLFLGPLVSTVLESVTGPSGFTLRYYQFLVTRQVSGASFQTKPGVAVRNSLTFGIGTLFIALPMGVVISVLTRARKSRIVEAVAMAPLAVSGVMVGLGMLRGLVFGIPIAGTRIQVSGAMAIVAAHAVAAYPFVTRNVSPMLAGIDQRTVESARSLGATRVRTLIDVELPLVAVGLAAGAAFAFAISIGEFDSTVILATGSSSYTMPVAVQRFLGKQTLGPATAMGTILLLVTAVSFVIIDRLGGRWESG
- the nasA gene encoding assimilatory nitrate reductase NasA; its protein translation is MRNTVPTTCMRCAVGCGHVNQSVDVGYGIDIVRGDVAHPVNQGLACQRGIRESKEPEGRWLTRPLIREGDELLPTTWDVALGRVVERFASTIGRDRDGLAVLGSGQQTNEAAYALGKLARGGFGTRYYDANTTLCMASAVTAYYDAFGSDAPPCTYDDIPDARSHVVWGANPAVAHPVMFRWIQESANDDDSRLIVVDPVESETGTVADTHVSPDPGGDLALARAVLARLVERDAIDDAFIDAATTGFDALRANLPTAEEGAATAGVALDVVDQLADAFADSTLLYWGMGVNQSTQGTATAGALIDLCLATGNLGPGTGPFSLTGQANSMGTRVCSSKGTWPGHRSFDDPDERAVVADTWDISPERLPDDAGPGPVGIVEAIDDGPVETVWTVATNPVAGLPDAGTVRERLDEAFLVVQDAFRTETVELADVVLPAATWGETDGTTTNMERRVSRVRSVTGTPTGVRTDLDIIIAIAEGVVPGLMGRSNPRDVFEELTTLTEGTSADLSGISYPRLEEEKAVRWPAPDPTSSGGYRYYDDGDWSFPTATGRARFSAATHRGLPEPANEEFPLTLTTARTADGYNTGVRSRPPEADAPPLVRVHPDTLDSLDIHGETAVVTSRRAEIPVRTDPDSAVPRGVVWLPIHHPRTNELTLPATDPRSDEPNYKQCAVRLAPRPDERTAANRAEVTGGD
- a CDS encoding ABC transporter ATP-binding protein, with the translated sequence MVEVSLSAVRKEYDGVTALNDVSFQVADGEFFTLVGPSGCGKTTTLRTIAGFEDLTAGAVRFGDREMDGVPPEDRDIGLVFQNYALFPHMSVAENVGYGLRFRDPPGARTRDERVFELLELVGLEGFEDRDPDELSGGQQQRVALARALAPGPELLLLDEPMSALDARLRDDLRTQVSRIQSDLGITTIYVTHDQEEALAISDRVAVMNDGRIEQTGRPQDVYRRPESRFVAEFVGENNVFDGETVSRDPNGSRVVVRDHEFLLPGSTADAVTFCVRPEALRLGGGENSFTAAVEDVEFLGEAFRVHLDWMGETVTLRVPEAPEGEQVRVGFDPADAHVIDGASAELVEQR